In Arcanobacterium canis, the sequence GTCACTGCCGAATTTGCAGTCATTGTGCCTGCAGTTATTTTAGTTGTGCTTATTCTCATCTCGTGCATCGTGGGCGCCCAAGGCGTGAGTAGAACTGATACTGCGGCGAGAGAAGTGAGTCGCGCGCTCTCGCTTGGAGCAAGTGAATCTGAGGCGATGGCAATCGCACGCCGAGTAGCAGGTGAACAAGCGCAGGTCGTGATTGGGCATTCGGGGCAGTTGCTCAGTGTCAGCGTCAGTGCGCCTGCACGTGGAGTCCTGTCATATTTTGGAACGACGTTTACGGCTAATCACCGAGTAGTTGTTGAGCCGGGAGTATATGAAATGTCATCTGGAGACAATATGCAACAAGGAGGGAAATAAAATGCCGGTGGCAATTGGCTCAATTACTGCATTAGTGACAGTTTTTGCGATTCTCTTAGGAGCGATGAACCTCAATGCTCAGGTGACCAGAATGCGTAATGCTGCCGATTTGGCAGCGATTTCAGCTGCACAGATACTCCACAATTCCGGGAGCATGAGTGCAGCGTGCGCGTGGGTCGATGAGCAGATGAAGGATTATGACACGCGATGTGTCATTGAGGGCGATGTTGTCACTGTCCAATCGCAGCTACTGTCTGGATTCTCAGGGCTGACTGGAACATTGAAAACAGAAGCGGTGGCCGGGCCAGATAGTGCTGTGCCGGATCCGGTATCACGATGATTCATGGCAACACAACGGTAGATTGGGTGACGGTCAGCTATCTCTCATTTGATGATGAAAGAGCCGAATGAGGTTGCTGTAGAGCAGTGGTCGCCAGTTCTAGAATCCTCAGTGCTCCAGCCTTTGATAAGGGTGAATTATTGTTGCCACATTTTGGTGACTGGACACATCGTGGACAGCCATCCTCACAGGGGCATGACTCCAGCGTCTGTCGGGTGGCTTCCAACCAGTCGATTCCCGCCGCGTATCCTCGCTCAGCCGCTCCGGCTCCGCCAGCCATCGCGTCGTGGACAATGACTGTGGGTTGACCAGTTGAGCCGTGAAGGGTGGTTGAAAGTCCTCCGAGGTCCCAACGATCGCATGTTGCAAAAAGGGGAAGTAATCCGATCATCGTGTGCTCTGCACCATGCAGAGCCCCAGCTAAGTCGCTGGCATCAATGCCGTATTCGCGTGTGGAACTGTCCCTCACCGTTAACCAGCATCCAGTTGTCTCAAACTGATGAAGAGGCATGTGGAGAGGAACCATTCCCAGATACATTCCGTCTTTCACTCTGCGAATGTCATAGCCTACGACTCGTTTGGTGACAACCACTTTTCCGTAATTCCACGTCACAGCACCTGCGTTCATAGTGTCCAGGGTCTGAAGGATCTCGACATGGGTTTCTTCACGAGGGTAGGTACGTAGTTCATCTTCACGGTGAAGATGAACTAAAGCGAGATCTGACTCCAGACTTTCCACCTGATACGGGACGCCTTGGTGGAGATAGATTGCCCCAGGGTGAACTGTGGATTCGGCTCGTCCTTCGTCAACGGTGCCAAGAAGGGCGCCGGATTCAGAATCGATAATGGACACAGTGGTTCCTCCGCCTCGCATATCGACGAGCGCGTGTGCCGACATACGTGTGGCAGGGTTCCAAAACCAGCCAGTAGGTCGGTGAACAAGCAGCCCTTCGTGACAAAGAGAGGTGAAAAGGGATGAATCAGGAAGCGAAAAAATTTCCGCATCTGACTCTGTCAACGGCAGCTCCGCTGCAGCTGCACACACATGAGAAGAGAGTATCCACGGGTTTGTCGGATCAAAAACATTTGTTTCAGCTGGAGTTGACGAAAGAGAATCAGGATGTGAGAGGACATACTGATCGAGCGGATTATCGCGGCCGATAAACACGGCGAGTCCATTCTTTCCCGCTCTTCCTGCCCGCCCTATCTGCTGCTGAAACGATGCATGAGTGCCTGGCCATCCTGTCACGACGACAGCATCGAGCCCGGCAACATCGATACCAAGTTCAAGGGCTGATGTTGTGGCAAGTGCGCGAAGATCTCCTGATCGTAGTTTTTTCTCGAGATCACGTCGTTCCTCGGGGAGATAACCGCCTCGATAAGCGGCAACACTTCCCTCAAGGTGGGGTGCGTGATGCGCAAGCGCCTCCTGTGCGACTTCGGCAACTCTCTCTGCTGCCGGACGTGACCGGACGAATGTCAAGACATTTGCCCCGCTTGCTACTAAGCGGGCAGTGAGTTCACCTGCTTCTGTGTTTGCGGCTCGACGTTTGACATCGGTCAACTCTCCATCACGAGACGGCACGATTATTTGGCTTTTCGCGTCCTCATCCCTCAAAGGCGCTGTCTGTAATGTGACGATCTGCCGTGTACCTTGGGGTGAACCATCGTCGGTCACGGAGATGACAGGGCCAAAAGCATCGCCAAGGAATCGCTGTGCGCTCTCAGCAGGATTGGCGCATGTTGCGGAGAGGAAAATAACTTTCGGGTCTGCTCCGTAGTGGCGAGCCAGACGCAATAGTCTGCGAACTACCAGAGCGACGTTTGAACCGAATGTTCCGCGATACGAGTGGAACTCGTCAATGATGACGAAACTGAGACCACGCCAAAGGCGTCCCCATCGCTGGGCGGAACCGAGAAGCGCGTGATTAAGGAAGTCGGGATTGGTCAAGACAATATCGGCGTAGTCGCGTGCCCAACTGCGGGTCGGAGCGTCTGCGTCGCCATCAACTGTTGCAATACCGATCTGGGGGTTCACAGAGTTCGCAAGAGCACGCAATGAGTGCTCTTGATCTGCGCTGAGCGCTTTGGTTGGAGATAAGTACAGGGCGGTGGGGTGACGTTTGAGGTGGCGAAGTGAGGAATGAGTACCGCGGCTCTCCTCAATTGCGCTCAAGGTTGGTACCCATGCTGCCAACGATTTTCCGCTTCCGGTGCCCGTTGCCAGAACCACGTGATGTCCCTCGTGAAGAAGAGTGGAAGCATGTGCCTGGTGAACCCAGGGTTGAGGAAGTTGAGCAGCGAATAACGCCTCAAGCACCGAAGGCGCAATCCATTCACCCCACTCACCAAAACGAGCGGAGCGTGCGCGAACCTGTGTGATTCCGGTGATCTGATCCGCCCCGTGTGCGCGAACGACATCAAGTAAAGTAGCCACCGAATAAGTCTGCACTGAAAATCGTGTTCAGGGTAGGTGCTCCATCACGGATCACCATTTTTATTTACGCATCGTCCTTGCCCAGAGATGAACTCTCATCACACAACGTTGACGTGTCACAATGAATGCCATGACCACTTCTTTGCCGTTTGATCCAGCTGACCTTGCTCCCTACACATTGCCTGCCATGAAGAAACGCCTTCCGGCGTCGGCGCTCGCGGCTTTGCAACGTGACATGCCAATTCCAGCGTCGGTAGCGCTCGAAGGGAACACTGATCCTGCATCTCTTCTGATTCGTTTTTTCTTGCTCGGAGAAGCTCTCACAGATGAAGAACTGACCATTGCGCTGCCGTCGTTGACAGATCGTTCAGCGTTACTTACGACTACTCGCGTGCGTCAAGGGGAACAATCATCTGACGTGCAAGTGCAAGACGACGCAAACAACGTGCGTTATGCCTGCCCTTTTCACATCACTGCTTATGAGGTTGGCCCGAGAAAAACTGCGTATTTTGCTCATGATTCTGGCGCGCTTGCTGGCAAACGCCTGGAAGCGAATCATGTGATGGGTATCGGCGGCGCAACGCGCACATTAGCATCGCTGGCAGATTACCCAGTGGGCGGGCGTGTGCTCGATCTCGGTACCGGATGCGGTTTCCACGCGATTTTGGCTGCACTTGCCGGAGCGGATGTGGTGGGAACCGATATTTCTCCACGCGCACTGGACTTTGCACGTTTCAATGCGATTCTTAACGGTGTCAGGGTCGATTGGCGGGAAGGGTCGTTGTTTGAACCGGTACTGGGCGAACAGTTCGATGTTGTGGTGTCAAATCCCCCGTTCGTTATTACACCTGCGTCTGTGCGTGACGTTCTGGGTGAGATGGAATATCGTGACGGGTCGCTGGCAGGTGATTCGTTAGTTGAAAACGTCGTGCGCGGAATTTCTCAACATATGGCACCCGGCGGACGCGGATATCTGTTGGCAAATTGGGAAATCCCCGCCGGTCAGCCATGGCATGTTCGTCCCGAGTCCTGGGCGATGGCGTGCGATTCACTGATTGTTCAACGAGATCTTGCGGACCCTGAACAGTACGTGGAGACGTGGATTCGCGACGGCGGATTGAGGGTTGATTCACCAGATTTTTCTGCTGCCTACCGGGCATGGCTCAGCGATTTCCGTGATCGGGGAATTGAAGCAATTGGCTTTGGGTATGTCCTTTTGGGCGCTCAGGAAGCGCCGGAGAGTGAGACGGCACACGTTCACGTCGAGCTTCGCGGGGGAGCTCCGGCAAATCCGCGTCAATACATGGAACGTGTGTGGAACCAGCGTGCCCTCGCGGCACGTGACGATTTCCCGTCAGATGCGTATTTCACGGCAATCGACGTCGCTGAACACCGTTTTTATTCGCCGGGAGCGGAAGACCCGTGGCTGATCAAGTTCACTCAAACGGACTCTTTCGGTGAAGAAGTTCTTGCTGGTACGGAGCTCGCAGGATTCGTTTCAGTTTGTGACGGTGAACTGTCCGCAGGTCAGATTACTGCTGCTCTTGGCCAGCTTCTCGGGCAAGAGGCACAACAGATCGAAGAAAAAATTGCAGCGGATGTGACGCGGATGGTTCGACTGGGAATGCTCGTTAAGGATAAATAATCCACAGGCTCTTTTTGGGCACCATATATTCACAATCCGACGCGCCCAGTTTGCACGCGGTGGGGCAGATGTGAGTACGATTCGGGGGAAGCCGAAGCACAGTTCGGTTTACCCGCGCACCCTGAGTTGGGCAAGAAAGAAGGAATGTCAGTGACGAAACTGGTGATCGTCGAGTCTCCCGCCAAGGCGAAGACAATCGGCAAGTACCTCGGAAGTGATTACGACGTCGAAGCGTCAGTCGGTCATATCCGCGATCTGCCGCAACCTTCAGCTTTGCCCGCAGATATGAAAAAGGGCCCCTACGGGAAATTCGCAGTCAACGTTGAGGGCGATTTCGACCCGTATTACGTGGTTAATCCTGATAAGAAAAAGAAAGTCACTGAACTTAAAGCAAAACTCAAGCACGCTGACGCACTCTATCTCGCAACGGACGAGGACCGAGAAGGTGAAGCGATTGCATGGCACCTTCTCGAGGTTTTGAAGCCGAAAGTTCCAGTCAAACGCATGGTCTTTCATGAAATTACGAAGGAAGCGATCCAGCGCGCTCTTGATAACACACGTGAACTCGATACTCAGCTTGTTGATGCCCAGGAATCTCGTCGTATTCTCGATCGGTTAGTGGGATACGAAGTATCGCCGCTCTTGTGGCGCAAAGTGGCCCCTTCGCTGTCGGCTGGGCGTGTGCAATCGGTGACAACCCGATTGGTCGTCGAACGCGAACGCGAACGCATGGCCTTCGTTCCAGCTTCGTACTGGGATGTGACAGCCACTTTGGCGAAAGGGAATGAGGAATTTGAGGCAAAGCTTTCGCTGATCGACGGCGCGCGCGTGGCGTCCGGGAAAGATTTCGACGACGCCGGTCACCTCGTCGCGAAGTCTGCGAAAGCGGGTGTACGAGTGTTGGCTGCGCAGGAAGCTCAAGACATCGCTGCGGCTCTCCAAGACGGACAGGCACAGGTGTCAAGCGTCGAGACGAAACCGTATAAGCGTCGTCCTGCCGCGCCATTCACGACGTCAACTCTCCAGCAGGAAGCATCGCGTAAGTTGCGATTGAGCTCGCGTGACACTATGCGAATTGCGCAGTCGCTCTACGAGAACGGTTTCATTACGTACATGCGTACAGATTCGGTGAATCTCTCGAATGAAGCGATTCACGCGGCGCGTGCTCAGATCAGTGAACTTTATGGCCAAGCATCGTTGCCGGCGCAACCGCGCTACTATGCGTCCAAATCCAAGGGTGCTCAGGAAGCGCACGAAGCTATTCGTCCGTCGGGTGATTCTTTCCGGATGCCGTCTGAAGTCGCTGGGCAACTTCAGGGGCGTGAATATGCTCTCTACGAGTTGATCTGGAAACGCACAGTTGCCTCGCAGATGGAAGATGCCAAGGGGTCAACGGCTTCAATCAAAATTGAGGCGCCGTTGTCCGCAGCTGCAGGTGCTCACAGTGCCACGCTGAGTGCTTCGGGAACGATTATTACTTTCCCAGGTTTCATGGCTGCGTACGAAGAAGGTGCGGACATGAAACGCTATGAGGATAAGGCACAAAGCCGCCTGCCCGAACTTACACAGGGTGACATGCTAGAGGAGCGGTCGGCGTCGGCAGCTGGACACGAAACCACTCCACCGCCGCGATACACCGAAGCGTCCTTGGTGAAGACTCTGGAAGAAAAGGGCATCGGACGTCCATCCACTTATGCGTCAACAATTTCAACGATTATTGACCGTGGGTATGTCTCACGTAAAGGTCAGGCCCTCGTCCCGACCTGGACGGCTTTCTCAGTCATTCGCCTGCTAGAAGAGAATCTTCCGACGCTCGTTGACTATGATTTCACGGCTGAGATGGAAGAAGATCTGGACAAGATTGCCACGGGACATGAGGATCGCGTTGCCTATCTCAGTGGCTTCTACAAGGGGGGCGACGGTAAGGCTGGGCTGCACGAACAGGTGGATTCTCTGGGCGAAATTGATGCTCGAGCGGTCAATACCATTGAGATCGGTGACGGCATTGCTGTCCGTGTAGGACGCTATGGGCCTTACCTTGAGCAGGTGGATGAGACCACAGGTGAGCTCAAGCGCGCCAATGTTCCTGACGATGTTTCTCCGGACGAGCTCAATGTTGACAAGGCGAAGGAACTGATTGACGCTGCGCTCCAAGGAGATCGCAGCCTCGGTAAGGACCCAAATACTGGGTATGAGCTAGTGGTCAAGGACGGACGTTTCGGTCCGTACGTTTCGGAGGTCCTTCCCGACGACGCCGTCCAACTGACGCCAACGGGCAAGGTTTCGAAAGTCAAGCCCAAGCCGCGTACAGCCTCCCTGTTTGCGTCAATGAACCCTGAGACTGTTTCCCTGGAAGAGGCAGTAAAATTACTCAGTTTGCCGCGCCAGGTCGGTGAATCTCATGGTGAGATGATCGAGGCGACGAATGGTCGCTATGGGCCATACATGAAGCGGGGATCAGATTCGCGCTCGCTTGAGAGTGAAGAGCAGATCTTCACCATCACTCTTGACGAGGCAGAGAAGATTTTTGCTGAGCCGAAGAA encodes:
- a CDS encoding TadE/TadG family type IV pilus assembly protein; its protein translation is MNSSVLIPSVLRGGLPRIRRVPVKRERGMVTAEFAVIVPAVILVVLILISCIVGAQGVSRTDTAAREVSRALSLGASESEAMAIARRVAGEQAQVVIGHSGQLLSVSVSAPARGVLSYFGTTFTANHRVVVEPGVYEMSSGDNMQQGGK
- a CDS encoding DEAD/DEAH box helicase, with translation MATLLDVVRAHGADQITGITQVRARSARFGEWGEWIAPSVLEALFAAQLPQPWVHQAHASTLLHEGHHVVLATGTGSGKSLAAWVPTLSAIEESRGTHSSLRHLKRHPTALYLSPTKALSADQEHSLRALANSVNPQIGIATVDGDADAPTRSWARDYADIVLTNPDFLNHALLGSAQRWGRLWRGLSFVIIDEFHSYRGTFGSNVALVVRRLLRLARHYGADPKVIFLSATCANPAESAQRFLGDAFGPVISVTDDGSPQGTRQIVTLQTAPLRDEDAKSQIIVPSRDGELTDVKRRAANTEAGELTARLVASGANVLTFVRSRPAAERVAEVAQEALAHHAPHLEGSVAAYRGGYLPEERRDLEKKLRSGDLRALATTSALELGIDVAGLDAVVVTGWPGTHASFQQQIGRAGRAGKNGLAVFIGRDNPLDQYVLSHPDSLSSTPAETNVFDPTNPWILSSHVCAAAAELPLTESDAEIFSLPDSSLFTSLCHEGLLVHRPTGWFWNPATRMSAHALVDMRGGGTTVSIIDSESGALLGTVDEGRAESTVHPGAIYLHQGVPYQVESLESDLALVHLHREDELRTYPREETHVEILQTLDTMNAGAVTWNYGKVVVTKRVVGYDIRRVKDGMYLGMVPLHMPLHQFETTGCWLTVRDSSTREYGIDASDLAGALHGAEHTMIGLLPLFATCDRWDLGGLSTTLHGSTGQPTVIVHDAMAGGAGAAERGYAAGIDWLEATRQTLESCPCEDGCPRCVQSPKCGNNNSPLSKAGALRILELATTALQQPHSALSSSNER
- a CDS encoding methyltransferase, whose protein sequence is MTTSLPFDPADLAPYTLPAMKKRLPASALAALQRDMPIPASVALEGNTDPASLLIRFFLLGEALTDEELTIALPSLTDRSALLTTTRVRQGEQSSDVQVQDDANNVRYACPFHITAYEVGPRKTAYFAHDSGALAGKRLEANHVMGIGGATRTLASLADYPVGGRVLDLGTGCGFHAILAALAGADVVGTDISPRALDFARFNAILNGVRVDWREGSLFEPVLGEQFDVVVSNPPFVITPASVRDVLGEMEYRDGSLAGDSLVENVVRGISQHMAPGGRGYLLANWEIPAGQPWHVRPESWAMACDSLIVQRDLADPEQYVETWIRDGGLRVDSPDFSAAYRAWLSDFRDRGIEAIGFGYVLLGAQEAPESETAHVHVELRGGAPANPRQYMERVWNQRALAARDDFPSDAYFTAIDVAEHRFYSPGAEDPWLIKFTQTDSFGEEVLAGTELAGFVSVCDGELSAGQITAALGQLLGQEAQQIEEKIAADVTRMVRLGMLVKDK
- the topA gene encoding type I DNA topoisomerase, whose product is MSVTKLVIVESPAKAKTIGKYLGSDYDVEASVGHIRDLPQPSALPADMKKGPYGKFAVNVEGDFDPYYVVNPDKKKKVTELKAKLKHADALYLATDEDREGEAIAWHLLEVLKPKVPVKRMVFHEITKEAIQRALDNTRELDTQLVDAQESRRILDRLVGYEVSPLLWRKVAPSLSAGRVQSVTTRLVVERERERMAFVPASYWDVTATLAKGNEEFEAKLSLIDGARVASGKDFDDAGHLVAKSAKAGVRVLAAQEAQDIAAALQDGQAQVSSVETKPYKRRPAAPFTTSTLQQEASRKLRLSSRDTMRIAQSLYENGFITYMRTDSVNLSNEAIHAARAQISELYGQASLPAQPRYYASKSKGAQEAHEAIRPSGDSFRMPSEVAGQLQGREYALYELIWKRTVASQMEDAKGSTASIKIEAPLSAAAGAHSATLSASGTIITFPGFMAAYEEGADMKRYEDKAQSRLPELTQGDMLEERSASAAGHETTPPPRYTEASLVKTLEEKGIGRPSTYASTISTIIDRGYVSRKGQALVPTWTAFSVIRLLEENLPTLVDYDFTAEMEEDLDKIATGHEDRVAYLSGFYKGGDGKAGLHEQVDSLGEIDARAVNTIEIGDGIAVRVGRYGPYLEQVDETTGELKRANVPDDVSPDELNVDKAKELIDAALQGDRSLGKDPNTGYELVVKDGRFGPYVSEVLPDDAVQLTPTGKVSKVKPKPRTASLFASMNPETVSLEEAVKLLSLPRQVGESHGEMIEATNGRYGPYMKRGSDSRSLESEEQIFTITLDEAEKIFAEPKKRGARTAKPPLAEFGPDPVSGKNIVLKDGRFGPYVTDGETNASVPRSDDINQLTAERAQELLVARRLKIAEQGGPKARNKAKKTVTGAGKKKAPAKKTTAKKSTAKKSTAKKSTAKKSTAKKTTAKESQ